A single Brassica rapa cultivar Chiifu-401-42 chromosome A04, CAAS_Brap_v3.01, whole genome shotgun sequence DNA region contains:
- the LOC103849184 gene encoding uncharacterized protein LOC103849184 produces MGWLWRKRVSLGKKEVLAAVLVMFFAPFLVPPLIVASTIALIASLPYCFLLASYVCTEKLMRKLLPATAFGGRGDKMVLPHDKVGHGDLYDDGMARVAMSDPCCVKAEKGGTAAICFKEDGNDHITPLRVTNIMLDVYQSPEDIRKESKSLLESIRDDESSANQSLGRGISEKAFGEGEDNKDSRRVEDLSRKKKVYGTRIEGALESTRKEASRGKDMEKSSNEMKVLYNEEQIWAKMEALRKIVGYSVARSTTYSEELKALYMFMGVELPTLMMLEKENQDIAHVSERLCVLLSVIGIK; encoded by the exons ATGGGTTGGCTTTGGAGGAAAAGGGTAAGTTTGGGTAAGAAGGAGGTTCTCGCAGCAGTTCTTGTCATGTTTTTCGCACCATTCCTTGTTCCTCCACTCATTGTTGCCTCCACAATCGCCTTGATCGCATCCCTTCCCTATTGTTTTCTCTTGGCGAGCTATGTTTGTACTGAAAAGCTTATGAGAAAACTGCTTCCTGCTACTGCTTTTGGTGGAAGAGGTGATAAAATGGTGCTACCCCACGACAAGGTTGGTCACGGTGATCTATATGATGATGGCATGGCACGAGTGGCTATGAGTGATCCGTGTTGTGTGAAGGCTGAGAAAGGGGGGACTGCTGCAATTTGTTTCAAGGAAGATGGCAATGATCACATAACACCCTTGAGAGTGACTAACATTATGCTTGATGTGTATCAATCCCCTGAGGATATCAGAAAAGAGTCAAAGAGCTTGTTAGAGAGTATTAGAGACGATGAGAGTAGTGCTAATCAATCCCTTGGTAGAGGAATCTCTGAGAAAGCTTTCGGAGAGGGAGAGGACAACAAAGATTCGAGAAGAGTTGAAGATCTATCAAGAAAGAAGAAAGTGTATGGAACTAGAATTGAAG GGGCACTTGAATCTACTAGAAAAGAAGCATCTAGAGGGAAGGATATGGAAAAATCTTCAAATGAG ATGAAGGTGTTGTATAACGAGGAGCAGATATGGGCAAAGATGGAGGCACTAAGGAAGATAGTAGGATACAGTGTTGCTAGGAGCACGACATATTCTGAAGAATTGAAGGCGCTCTATATGTTTATGGGTGTGGAACTGCCGACATTGATGATGTTGGAGAAGGAGAATCAAGATATTGCACATGTTAGTGAGAGACTTTGCGTTCTACTGTCTGTTATTGGAATAAAATGA